From the Pseudomonas putida genome, one window contains:
- the purE gene encoding 5-(carboxyamino)imidazole ribonucleotide mutase codes for MSALVGVIMGSKSDWSTLSHTADMLEKLGIPYEVKVVSAHRTPDLLFQYAEEAEGRGIEVIIAGAGGAAHLPGMCAAKTHLPVLGVPVQSSMLSGVDSLLSIVQMPAGVPVATLAIGRAGAVNAALLSASILGAKYPQYHAALKQFRTEQTDTVLDNPDPRQA; via the coding sequence ATGAGTGCACTGGTTGGCGTGATCATGGGCTCCAAGTCCGATTGGTCCACCCTTAGCCACACCGCCGATATGCTGGAAAAACTCGGCATTCCCTATGAAGTGAAGGTGGTTTCCGCCCACCGCACCCCGGACTTGCTGTTCCAGTACGCCGAAGAGGCCGAAGGGCGTGGCATCGAGGTAATCATTGCGGGTGCCGGTGGCGCTGCCCACTTGCCAGGCATGTGTGCCGCCAAGACCCACCTGCCGGTGCTGGGCGTGCCCGTCCAGTCGTCGATGCTGTCGGGCGTCGATTCGCTGCTGTCGATCGTGCAGATGCCTGCCGGCGTGCCGGTTGCCACCCTGGCCATCGGCCGTGCTGGCGCCGTCAACGCCGCACTGCTGTCGGCGAGCATCCTCGGTGCCAAGTACCCGCAGTACCACGCGGCGCTCAAGCAGTTCCGCACCGAGCAGACCGACACCGTGCTGGACAATCCAGACCCGCGCCAGGCTTGA
- a CDS encoding 5-(carboxyamino)imidazole ribonucleotide synthase yields the protein MKIGVIGGGQLGRMLALAGTPLGMNFAFLDPAPDACAAPLGEHLRADYGDQDHLRQLADEVDLVTFEFESVPAETVAFLSQFVPVYPSAEALRIARDRLFEKSMFRDLGIPTPAFADILSQADLDAAVASIGLPAVLKTRTLGYDGKGQKVLRSPEDVVGTFAELGSVPCLLEGFVPFTGEVSLVAVRARDGETRFYPLVHNTHESGILKLSVASQAHPLQGLAEDYVGRVLKQLDYVGVMAFEFFEVDGGLKANEIAPRVHNSGHWTIEGAECSQFENHLRAVAGLPLGSTAKVGESAMLNFIGEVPAVEKVVSIDGCHLHHYGKAFKIGRKVGHATLRCQDMASLKVKIAEVEALISN from the coding sequence ATGAAGATCGGTGTAATCGGTGGCGGCCAGCTGGGCCGCATGCTGGCCTTGGCGGGCACCCCGCTGGGCATGAACTTCGCCTTCCTCGACCCGGCCCCGGACGCCTGTGCCGCCCCGCTGGGCGAGCACCTGCGTGCCGACTACGGCGACCAGGACCACCTGCGCCAGCTGGCCGACGAAGTCGACCTGGTGACCTTCGAATTCGAAAGCGTCCCGGCTGAGACCGTGGCTTTCCTGTCGCAGTTCGTCCCGGTCTACCCGAGTGCCGAAGCCCTGCGGATCGCCCGTGATCGCCTGTTCGAGAAGAGCATGTTCCGCGACCTGGGTATCCCGACCCCGGCCTTCGCCGACATCCTCTCGCAAGCAGACCTCGACGCGGCAGTCGCCAGCATCGGCCTGCCGGCTGTGCTGAAGACCCGCACCCTGGGCTACGACGGCAAGGGCCAGAAGGTGCTGCGCTCGCCTGAAGACGTGGTCGGCACCTTCGCCGAGCTGGGCAGCGTGCCTTGTCTGCTGGAAGGCTTCGTGCCGTTTACTGGCGAAGTATCGCTGGTGGCCGTGCGTGCCCGCGATGGCGAAACCCGCTTCTACCCGTTGGTGCACAACACCCACGAGAGCGGCATCCTGAAACTGTCGGTGGCCAGCCAGGCACACCCGCTGCAGGGGCTGGCCGAAGACTATGTCGGCCGTGTGCTCAAGCAACTGGACTATGTCGGCGTGATGGCCTTTGAGTTCTTCGAAGTCGACGGTGGCCTGAAGGCCAACGAAATCGCCCCGCGTGTGCACAACTCCGGGCACTGGACCATCGAAGGCGCCGAGTGCAGCCAGTTCGAGAACCACCTGCGCGCCGTGGCCGGCCTGCCGCTGGGCTCGACTGCCAAGGTCGGTGAAAGCGCCATGCTCAACTTTATCGGTGAAGTGCCGGCGGTTGAAAAGGTCGTGTCCATCGACGGCTGCCACCTGCACCACTATGGCAAGGCCTTCAAGATCGGGCGCAAGGTCGGCCACGCCACCCTGCGCTGCCAGGACATGGCCAGCTTGAAAGTCAAGATTGCCGAAGTAGAAGCGCTGATCAGCAACTGA
- a CDS encoding GlsB/YeaQ/YmgE family stress response membrane protein has product MGIIGTIFIGLIVGLLARFLKPGDDSMGWIMTILLGIAGSLLATYGGQALGIYQAGQAAAFIGALVGAIVLLVIYGFIKKR; this is encoded by the coding sequence ATGGGCATCATTGGAACCATATTCATCGGCCTCATCGTCGGCCTGCTGGCTCGCTTCCTCAAGCCGGGCGACGACAGCATGGGCTGGATCATGACCATTCTGCTGGGTATCGCAGGCTCTCTGCTCGCCACTTATGGCGGCCAGGCACTGGGGATCTACCAGGCGGGCCAGGCTGCAGCATTCATCGGTGCGCTGGTCGGTGCCATCGTCCTTCTGGTGATCTACGGATTCATCAAGAAACGCTGA
- a CDS encoding DUF3299 domain-containing protein, giving the protein MRALFLIPLLLASTLAHAELPETDWLELMPKSDQKALEEMPEIDHNSPEANGTFTAKGGLKQSKGLPAVMYSSKTVATMNGKDIRLGGYPVPLESDAKGNSTLFFLVPYPGACIHVPPPPPNQLVLVRYPKGLKIDDIYTPLWVSGKLKVEKVSNDLADAAYALDAGKVRVVEDADL; this is encoded by the coding sequence ATGCGTGCCCTTTTCCTCATTCCGTTGCTTCTGGCCAGCACCCTGGCCCATGCCGAGTTGCCCGAAACCGACTGGCTGGAGCTGATGCCCAAGTCGGACCAGAAGGCCCTCGAAGAGATGCCCGAGATCGATCACAACTCGCCGGAAGCCAATGGCACCTTCACCGCCAAGGGCGGCCTCAAGCAGAGCAAGGGCCTGCCGGCGGTGATGTATTCGAGCAAGACCGTGGCTACCATGAACGGCAAGGACATCCGCCTGGGCGGCTACCCGGTGCCGCTGGAAAGCGATGCCAAGGGCAACAGCACCTTGTTCTTCCTTGTGCCTTACCCGGGCGCGTGCATCCACGTGCCGCCGCCGCCGCCCAACCAGCTGGTGCTGGTGCGGTATCCGAAGGGCCTGAAGATCGATGACATCTACACGCCGCTTTGGGTCAGCGGCAAGCTGAAAGTGGAGAAGGTCAGCAATGACCTGGCCGATGCGGCTTATGCGCTGGATGCGGGGAAGGTGAGGGTAGTGGAAGACGCTGACCTCTGA
- a CDS encoding D-hexose-6-phosphate mutarotase, with the protein MATFKVESEQHGELNCWRISSDRAELLVAQQGAQILSYQRVGEPPLLWLSDQAIFRQGKSVRAGVPVCWPWFGNLQRNPASVQAMYSGEQAPAHGLARTRDWQLLGVEEKGDDLHIEFELPEAQGDLPGWPHDVELKLQIVMGEELSVSLNSRNMGNSPVTISQALHSYFAVSDVRQARVEGVEGLQYIETLADWEQRQQQGALGFAGETDRIYLDTPQKLSIVDPHWKRRITLTCSGSRSAVIWNPWTERAKELADMADDGWQRMLCIETANVWDDVVELKPGASRSLQVRIGSITV; encoded by the coding sequence ATGGCTACCTTCAAGGTCGAATCCGAGCAACACGGCGAACTCAACTGCTGGCGCATCAGCAGCGACCGCGCCGAACTACTGGTCGCCCAGCAGGGCGCGCAGATTCTCAGCTACCAGCGTGTTGGCGAGCCACCGCTGCTGTGGCTGAGCGACCAGGCCATCTTCCGCCAAGGCAAATCGGTGCGAGCCGGTGTGCCGGTGTGCTGGCCATGGTTTGGTAACTTACAGCGCAATCCCGCATCAGTGCAGGCCATGTACAGTGGCGAGCAGGCCCCCGCCCATGGCTTGGCGCGTACGCGTGACTGGCAGTTGCTGGGCGTCGAAGAAAAAGGCGATGACCTGCACATCGAATTCGAGCTGCCAGAGGCCCAGGGTGATCTGCCGGGCTGGCCGCATGATGTCGAGCTTAAGCTGCAGATCGTAATGGGTGAAGAACTCAGCGTGTCCCTGAACAGCCGCAACATGGGCAACAGCCCCGTGACCATCAGCCAGGCCCTGCACAGCTACTTCGCCGTCAGCGACGTGCGCCAGGCGCGCGTTGAAGGGGTCGAGGGGCTGCAATACATCGAGACCCTGGCCGACTGGGAACAGCGCCAGCAGCAGGGTGCGTTGGGCTTTGCCGGGGAAACTGACCGGATCTACCTGGATACGCCGCAGAAGCTGAGCATTGTCGATCCGCACTGGAAGCGGCGGATCACCTTGACCTGCAGCGGCTCGCGCTCGGCGGTGATCTGGAACCCCTGGACCGAGCGGGCCAAGGAGCTGGCGGACATGGCCGATGACGGCTGGCAGCGGATGCTGTGCATCGAGACGGCGAATGTCTGGGATGATGTGGTGGAGCTCAAGCCCGGGGCCAGCCGTTCGTTGCAGGTCAGGATCGGCAGCATCACAGTCTGA
- a CDS encoding acyl-CoA thioesterase: MIELEQEDPIPQGDLALQITALPRETNGFGDIFGGWLVAQMDLAGTAMASRVAGGRVATVSIDRMAFLVPVAVGAQLSFYTQTLEIGRSSIRMMVEVWSDDPLSSEWRKVTEATFVFVAIDGSGRTRSVSRR, from the coding sequence ATGATTGAGCTCGAACAAGAAGATCCTATCCCGCAAGGCGACCTGGCTTTGCAAATCACCGCGCTGCCGCGCGAAACCAATGGCTTCGGCGACATCTTCGGCGGCTGGCTGGTCGCGCAGATGGACCTGGCCGGCACCGCCATGGCCAGCCGCGTCGCTGGCGGCCGGGTGGCCACGGTATCCATCGACCGCATGGCATTCCTGGTGCCGGTGGCCGTGGGCGCACAACTGTCGTTCTATACCCAGACCCTGGAAATCGGCCGCAGCTCGATCCGCATGATGGTCGAGGTGTGGAGTGACGACCCGCTGTCCAGCGAATGGCGCAAGGTTACCGAAGCGACATTCGTGTTCGTCGCCATCGATGGCAGTGGCCGAACCCGCTCGGTGTCTCGTCGCTGA
- a CDS encoding MFS transporter: MTSVPSSIEQPSRPLTRSDYKTLSLSALGGALEFYDFIIFVFFATVVGKLFFPADMPEWLRLMQTFGIFAAGYLARPLGGIVMAHFGDLLGRKKMFTLSIFMMALPTLIMGLLPTYAQIGLWAPILLLLMRVIQGAAIGGEVPGAWVFVSEHVPERNTGYACGTLTAGLTAGILLGSLVATLINTLYSAEEVADYAWRIPFLLGGVFGLFSVYLRRWLHETPVFAEMQQRKALAEELPLRAVLRDHRGPIILSMLLTWMLSAGIVVVILMTPALLQSFYHISPTDSLKANSLAIVLLSFGCIGAGSLADRFGAGRVFVIGSLLLLASSWTFYHSLPTRPELLFPLYAVTGLCVGVIGAVPYVMVKAFPPVVRFSGLSFSYNVAYAIFGGLTPMVVTALLKVSPMAPAYYVAGLCVLGLLVGLYLLAKKR; the protein is encoded by the coding sequence ATGACCTCCGTGCCGAGCAGTATCGAGCAGCCCTCGCGGCCGCTGACCCGCAGTGACTACAAGACCCTCTCACTGTCCGCCCTGGGCGGAGCCCTGGAGTTCTACGACTTCATCATCTTCGTGTTCTTCGCCACAGTGGTCGGCAAGCTGTTCTTCCCCGCTGACATGCCTGAGTGGCTACGCCTGATGCAGACCTTCGGCATTTTCGCCGCCGGCTACCTGGCACGACCGCTGGGTGGCATCGTCATGGCCCACTTCGGCGACCTGCTCGGGCGCAAGAAAATGTTCACCCTGAGCATCTTCATGATGGCGTTGCCGACCCTGATCATGGGCCTGCTGCCGACGTATGCGCAGATCGGCCTGTGGGCGCCGATCCTGTTGCTGCTGATGCGGGTGATCCAGGGCGCGGCCATCGGTGGCGAGGTACCGGGCGCCTGGGTGTTCGTCTCCGAGCATGTGCCGGAGCGCAACACCGGCTACGCCTGCGGGACCCTGACCGCCGGCCTGACGGCGGGTATCCTGCTCGGTTCGTTGGTGGCGACCCTGATCAACACCCTCTATAGCGCCGAGGAAGTGGCTGACTACGCCTGGCGTATTCCGTTCCTGCTCGGCGGTGTGTTCGGCCTGTTCTCGGTGTACCTGCGCCGCTGGCTGCACGAGACGCCGGTGTTCGCCGAGATGCAGCAGCGCAAGGCCCTGGCCGAAGAGCTGCCGCTGCGCGCGGTGCTGCGTGACCACCGTGGTCCGATCATCCTGTCGATGCTGCTGACTTGGATGTTGTCGGCCGGCATCGTGGTGGTCATTCTGATGACCCCGGCACTGTTGCAGAGCTTCTACCACATCAGCCCGACCGACTCGCTAAAAGCCAACAGCCTGGCGATCGTGCTGCTCAGCTTCGGCTGCATCGGTGCTGGCAGCCTGGCCGACCGCTTCGGTGCGGGCCGGGTGTTCGTGATCGGCAGCCTGCTGCTGCTGGCCAGCTCCTGGACCTTCTACCACAGCCTGCCGACCCGTCCTGAACTGCTGTTCCCGCTGTATGCGGTGACCGGCTTGTGCGTGGGTGTGATTGGCGCGGTGCCCTATGTGATGGTCAAGGCATTCCCGCCGGTGGTGCGCTTCAGCGGGCTGTCGTTCTCCTACAACGTTGCCTACGCCATCTTTGGCGGCCTGACGCCGATGGTGGTAACGGCGCTGCTCAAGGTGAGCCCGATGGCGCCGGCCTACTATGTGGCTGGCTTGTGTGTTCTCGGCCTGCTCGTCGGCCTCTATTTGTTGGCGAAGAAACGTTGA
- a CDS encoding S-type pyocin domain-containing protein — MAQDTFNDNSTGDVVITPGSSGSSGGGGGFFSIGGGGGFGGGFGGSSRRRRKKRARARAAALAKAQAEQQARQAAAAAANAEAQALAHRQRVAAFSQAREGRRVQLDAHFAGQAQGLSQALQGEIDAARKRPEYDGSERWQLYQITKARNETEGLIAAKQGALAEYQARAAAFVGPGASADAYAARLSGLATAEQMQQLHRDWEAGYLAFQEARLLEEAIRQLSQRSAALLAEHATQRQLWSEREARWEEQRQYAEQREARVRYKQQAGEDRRLQRLKDAATLTAPVAAAQAGGVLLTQSGAQVALEVATAIQQAIANAAKEVLRVAAIRAGQAISLSVTAMVHSPVLGDGELTSDQRRRRLEGLGVRAELLGVEAGQDLQAIANAGGSARLSTRIKIEHLPGGSGIAVASTGAGIASEVRVRNAAFDPLTETYRLQAETPTGKTIVLGDSAVPAEGRPAGRVLALAPEAAPIGAGVDLRFDDCIVCVPGQPSQYFSFAVPPAGTGIVSGRGQVAGGSWWAAHGAAAGVAMPAQVGSQLRGRTFAGMPAFESAVWRAIAADQALLGQFDELNQRRILSGFPPIAPKATWNGSRQAFELRHTSAAGVGSGLYDLDQLSIHRPSDSQGVLTVVQPFQPWFASSVALAFDPAIVEGQPPRTWTPVVAPGAELLGPTRLPEAPPLPGILPGAPTDPVGPSIEILPGENPGETGAIIPGFGGDTDLPQPGLVNYEPAKPLEVGEYRDLRRRSINDRMDVDHIVSRKAYQYFLSINFPHLQPSDIKELLEAAPSVVIPAEVHRKFSQTYGGRNNRARQIKDASDLRAAVDSNMDALKPGLLEYGFTEDEIESARRQLHELHQQKGLYE, encoded by the coding sequence ATGGCTCAAGACACTTTTAACGACAATTCAACAGGTGACGTTGTCATCACCCCAGGCTCTTCTGGTTCAAGCGGCGGCGGGGGTGGATTCTTCAGCATTGGCGGCGGCGGTGGTTTCGGTGGTGGCTTTGGCGGCTCCAGCAGACGTCGCCGGAAAAAGCGGGCGAGAGCTCGCGCTGCTGCGCTGGCCAAGGCGCAGGCCGAACAGCAAGCACGCCAGGCTGCGGCTGCGGCTGCAAACGCCGAAGCGCAAGCGCTCGCTCATCGACAGCGAGTGGCTGCCTTCAGCCAGGCACGAGAAGGCCGGCGCGTGCAGCTTGACGCTCATTTCGCAGGGCAGGCTCAGGGTTTGTCCCAGGCGCTTCAAGGCGAAATCGATGCAGCACGCAAGCGCCCCGAATACGACGGCAGCGAACGCTGGCAGCTCTACCAGATCACCAAGGCACGGAACGAGACAGAAGGGCTCATTGCGGCAAAGCAAGGCGCGCTGGCCGAGTATCAGGCACGAGCGGCTGCTTTCGTTGGCCCGGGCGCAAGCGCGGACGCCTATGCAGCGCGGCTGTCAGGGCTGGCGACCGCAGAGCAGATGCAGCAACTGCATCGCGACTGGGAAGCGGGCTATCTGGCATTCCAGGAGGCTCGGCTGCTGGAAGAGGCCATCAGGCAGTTGTCGCAGCGTTCGGCTGCATTGCTGGCCGAGCATGCTACGCAGCGACAGCTATGGAGCGAGAGGGAGGCACGCTGGGAAGAGCAGCGTCAGTACGCTGAACAGCGCGAAGCACGGGTTCGTTACAAGCAACAGGCCGGTGAAGATCGACGACTGCAACGGCTGAAAGATGCCGCCACGCTGACGGCTCCGGTTGCCGCAGCCCAGGCCGGTGGTGTGTTGCTCACCCAGAGCGGCGCACAGGTTGCGTTGGAAGTGGCGACTGCCATCCAGCAGGCCATCGCCAATGCGGCGAAGGAAGTGTTGAGGGTTGCAGCGATCCGCGCCGGTCAGGCCATTAGCCTGTCGGTTACGGCTATGGTGCACTCCCCGGTGCTGGGCGATGGCGAGTTGACTTCCGACCAGCGTCGGCGACGACTCGAAGGGCTGGGGGTACGTGCTGAACTGCTGGGCGTTGAGGCTGGGCAGGACCTCCAGGCTATTGCCAATGCTGGTGGCTCGGCCCGCCTCTCGACTCGCATCAAGATCGAGCACCTGCCGGGAGGCAGTGGTATCGCGGTGGCGTCGACAGGCGCGGGGATCGCGTCCGAGGTACGGGTCAGAAATGCCGCTTTCGATCCGCTGACCGAAACCTATCGCCTCCAGGCCGAGACACCCACTGGCAAGACCATCGTCCTCGGTGATTCTGCCGTGCCAGCAGAAGGTCGGCCTGCAGGAAGGGTACTGGCCCTTGCGCCGGAGGCGGCCCCAATTGGCGCGGGTGTGGACCTGCGCTTCGACGACTGCATCGTCTGTGTCCCTGGTCAGCCCTCTCAGTATTTCTCTTTCGCGGTACCACCGGCGGGTACTGGAATCGTCAGTGGCAGAGGGCAAGTGGCGGGTGGCAGTTGGTGGGCCGCCCATGGTGCCGCCGCCGGTGTGGCCATGCCTGCACAGGTAGGCAGCCAGTTGCGCGGCCGCACGTTCGCGGGCATGCCGGCCTTCGAAAGTGCGGTATGGCGGGCTATTGCAGCAGATCAGGCGTTGCTGGGGCAATTCGATGAGCTGAACCAGCGCCGCATCCTCAGTGGTTTTCCTCCCATCGCACCCAAGGCGACCTGGAACGGGTCGCGGCAAGCGTTCGAATTACGGCATACGTCCGCTGCTGGGGTTGGCTCCGGGCTCTACGACCTCGACCAATTGAGCATTCACAGGCCCAGCGATTCCCAGGGCGTGTTGACGGTCGTCCAGCCGTTCCAGCCGTGGTTCGCTTCAAGTGTGGCGCTGGCTTTTGACCCGGCAATCGTAGAGGGCCAGCCACCACGCACCTGGACACCTGTTGTGGCGCCCGGTGCAGAACTGCTCGGCCCGACGCGTTTGCCGGAGGCGCCGCCGTTACCGGGCATCCTGCCGGGAGCGCCCACCGATCCGGTGGGGCCAAGTATTGAAATACTTCCGGGCGAGAATCCGGGTGAGACTGGGGCCATAATTCCTGGGTTTGGTGGCGATACAGACCTGCCGCAGCCAGGTTTGGTCAACTACGAACCAGCCAAACCTTTAGAAGTCGGTGAATACAGGGACCTACGACGCCGAAGTATTAACGATAGAATGGATGTAGACCATATCGTCTCCCGTAAAGCCTATCAGTATTTTTTGAGCATTAATTTTCCACATTTGCAGCCTAGTGACATCAAGGAGTTGTTGGAAGCGGCACCCAGTGTGGTGATCCCCGCAGAGGTGCACAGAAAATTTAGTCAGACTTATGGCGGAAGGAATAATCGGGCCAGGCAGATCAAAGATGCTTCTGATCTTCGGGCAGCAGTTGATAGCAACATGGATGCTTTAAAGCCAGGCCTCCTTGAATACGGCTTTACTGAGGATGAGATAGAGAGCGCTCGGCGCCAACTGCATGAGTTGCACCAACAAAAAGGATTGTATGAATGA
- a CDS encoding DUF6392 family protein — MNAQQLESYLDNLGRPHAELVAEGVVPAVDFIEVYPGAWTLYLEPVPGLYLCFWAENKQFESVIVSLAETATAKTVYKHKLPDPYVECVTRDVALNVLGEPFESKGPFKMPLPMGEVGGWDKFHLLDQKYPGIIALFKYDVAMNVTGVAFALEQTGFDRMRDEVKRQAGE, encoded by the coding sequence ATGAACGCACAGCAATTGGAATCTTATCTTGATAATCTAGGTAGACCGCACGCAGAGCTAGTCGCCGAAGGTGTTGTTCCGGCTGTCGACTTTATAGAGGTCTATCCTGGGGCGTGGACCTTGTATTTGGAGCCAGTGCCGGGCTTATATTTGTGTTTTTGGGCGGAAAACAAACAGTTCGAATCAGTAATTGTGTCGCTTGCCGAGACAGCTACAGCGAAAACCGTATATAAGCATAAACTTCCAGACCCCTACGTGGAATGTGTAACCCGTGATGTGGCGTTGAATGTATTAGGCGAGCCATTTGAGTCGAAGGGTCCGTTTAAAATGCCGCTCCCCATGGGCGAGGTAGGGGGTTGGGATAAATTTCATCTACTCGACCAGAAGTACCCTGGGATAATCGCCCTCTTCAAATATGACGTGGCTATGAATGTCACCGGCGTAGCTTTTGCGTTGGAGCAAACTGGCTTCGACCGCATGCGTGATGAAGTTAAGCGGCAAGCTGGCGAATGA
- a CDS encoding S-type pyocin domain-containing protein, whose translation MKLSGKLANEEYLMELRPQLNQYEEHSFLSLIEAIWQAETDKASHDAWITHFNQIVGHPAGSDLLFYSNADETGNINSPTYIIQTVKEWHRQNGRAAFLGQTLQPPSPRQNLSREQRASQSSNRNLEKVRKLVAEVHAAEQQAVQHLAVLEQQLATDPIADTPEQQLAVSLATLGALETTQHQAKRAVSQLERLQMSVKFALDGATRDVTSPFLNAAIQAVVLQEISAGSQRHAAALAAAQARHPGLYARAVTLIETLEARIAQLARTTLTGPGHGPLTLQAHAPAAGLHPALLTAQGLSREVAQQQHHLTKSVRSAIAELEWQSTSVQGEHPGIYADVVEFVLGTPSDDPRFAMTVPLDELFTGEDLDWAALAAERAEVDLPVRLCSTVRGVGSFTTTGVKPFTRYSHVVMTPTQGAVVPTNVRVRPAAWDGTRQVFAFTSEDQAPVTVLWHTERAPYALKDQARPSSIGFLHMPKVPLIEHYADLSQVQFDDYVVVFPPDTGLAPLYIAFRDRREL comes from the coding sequence ATGAAGTTAAGCGGCAAGCTGGCGAATGAGGAATATTTAATGGAACTGAGACCCCAGTTGAATCAGTACGAAGAGCATTCCTTTCTTAGTCTGATCGAAGCTATTTGGCAGGCCGAGACCGACAAGGCCTCGCATGACGCATGGATTACCCACTTCAACCAGATCGTTGGCCATCCCGCCGGCAGCGACCTCCTGTTCTACTCAAACGCTGACGAAACCGGCAACATCAACTCGCCCACGTACATCATTCAAACGGTCAAGGAGTGGCACCGGCAAAACGGCCGTGCGGCCTTCCTGGGCCAGACCCTGCAGCCGCCCTCGCCCCGGCAGAACCTGTCCCGTGAGCAGCGCGCCAGTCAGTCGTCCAACCGGAACCTGGAGAAAGTGCGCAAATTGGTGGCTGAGGTTCATGCCGCTGAGCAGCAGGCAGTGCAGCACCTTGCCGTACTGGAGCAGCAACTGGCCACCGACCCTATTGCCGACACGCCAGAGCAGCAACTGGCTGTCAGCCTGGCTACGTTGGGTGCACTGGAAACCACCCAGCACCAGGCCAAGCGCGCAGTAAGCCAGCTTGAGCGGTTGCAGATGTCGGTCAAGTTTGCACTCGATGGCGCCACGCGCGATGTTACCAGTCCATTCCTCAACGCGGCGATTCAGGCCGTGGTGCTGCAGGAGATCAGCGCCGGCAGCCAGCGGCATGCGGCAGCACTGGCGGCGGCACAGGCGCGCCATCCCGGCTTGTACGCCCGAGCGGTAACGCTGATCGAAACCCTCGAGGCGCGTATCGCACAACTGGCCAGAACCACGCTGACCGGGCCAGGCCATGGTCCGCTGACGTTGCAGGCGCATGCACCTGCAGCAGGCCTGCATCCAGCATTGCTGACCGCGCAGGGCCTGAGCCGCGAGGTGGCCCAACAGCAGCATCACCTGACCAAAAGTGTCCGCTCTGCAATAGCTGAGCTGGAGTGGCAATCGACCTCCGTGCAAGGCGAGCATCCTGGCATTTATGCGGATGTTGTCGAGTTCGTGCTGGGTACGCCAAGCGATGACCCGCGTTTTGCCATGACAGTGCCGTTGGATGAACTATTCACCGGCGAGGATCTGGACTGGGCAGCCCTGGCTGCAGAAAGAGCCGAGGTGGATTTGCCCGTACGCTTGTGCTCCACGGTTCGCGGCGTGGGCTCTTTCACCACCACGGGCGTCAAGCCATTCACTCGTTACTCTCATGTGGTCATGACGCCCACTCAGGGGGCGGTCGTCCCTACGAACGTACGCGTGCGGCCGGCTGCATGGGATGGTACGCGGCAGGTATTTGCCTTTACCAGCGAGGATCAGGCGCCGGTGACCGTGCTGTGGCACACGGAGCGTGCGCCCTATGCACTCAAGGATCAGGCACGGCCGTCGAGCATTGGTTTCCTGCATATGCCAAAGGTACCGCTGATCGAACACTACGCCGACTTGTCTCAGGTGCAATTCGATGACTACGTCGTGGTGTTTCCGCCCGACACCGGCTTGGCACCTTTATATATCGCATTCAGAGACCGTCGTGAGCTATAG